The Humulus lupulus chromosome 3, drHumLupu1.1, whole genome shotgun sequence genome window below encodes:
- the LOC133821766 gene encoding exopolygalacturonase-like, with amino-acid sequence MASRLPGHFAFLILLFVVITKVQSDQKVFNVINFGVIADGKTDNSKAFVDVWNQACSYSGRGVVLIPKGTYYASSMVFSGPCKGQTLFSINGNLKAPTDKKAWAGTESWISFRNIINLEISGGGSFDGQGPSAWPYNDCKTNPHCVQLPISIGLDFVNDSRIHDIKLINSKNFNMKVFGCLRTTIEHIQITAPVTSPNTDGIHIGSSTCIKIFDSLIATGDDCVSISPGTENLQVSGVTCGPGHGISIGSLGKYANEGDVKNLVIQNCNLTGTDNDNGVRIKTWAPSPPSIVYNVTFENISMKDVDNPIIIDQQYCPFGNCVTQVPTRPLVS; translated from the exons ATGGCTTCTAGATTACCTGGTCACTTTGCATTCTTAATTCTTTTGTTTGTAGTAATTACCAAAGTCCAATCCGATCAGAAAGTTTTCAATGTGATCAATTTTGGTGTTATTGCTGATGGAAAAACAGACAACAGCAAG GCCTTTGTTGATGTATGGAACCAAGCTTGTTCATATAGTGGACGAGGTGTGGTTTTGATCCCAAAAGGGACATACTATGCGAGCTCTATGGTGTTCAGCGGACCATGCAAGGGCCAAACCCTTTTCTCCATTAATGGTAACCTTAAGGCTCCAACTGATAAAAAAGCTTGGGCTGGTACTGAAAGTTGGATTAGTTTTAGAAACATTATTAACTTGGAGATCAGTGGAGGAGGCTCTTTTGATGGCCAAGGACCTTCCGCTTGGCCCTACAATGATTGCAAAACTAACCCACATTGCGTGCAACTTCCCATT TCCATTGGGCTTGATTTTGTGAACGATTCACGGATCCACGACATAAAATTAATCAACAGCAAGAACTTCAACATGAAGGTTTTCGGGTGCCTTCGCACAACCATTGAACACATTCAAATAACAGCTCCAGTCACAAGCCCCAACACTGATGGAATCCACATTGGTTCATCCACCTGCATCAAGATCTTCGACTCCTTGATAGCCACTGGGGACGACTGTGTCTCGATCAGTCCAGGGACGGAGAACCTACAAGTGAGTGGCGTGACATGTGGTCCTGGCCATGGAATTAGCATCGGAAGCCTTGGAAAATATGCTAATGAAGGTGATGTTAAAAATTTGGTCATACAAAATTGTAACTTGACTGGTACTGACAATGACAATGGAGTGAGGATCAAAACTTGGGCTCCTTCTCCTCCAAGTATTGTTTATAATGTCACCTTTGAGAATATCAGCATGAAAGATGTCGATAATCCCATTATTATTGACCAGCAATATTGTCCATTTGGAAATTGTGTTACTCAG GTACCTACTCGGCCCCTTGTTTcataa
- the LOC133821959 gene encoding tetraketide alpha-pyrone reductase 2-like: protein MPEYCVTGGTGFIAAYLVKTLLEKGHTVRTTVRDPGDESKVGYLRELSGAKERLKIFKADLMVEGSFDEAIHGVDGVYHTASPVLVPCDDNIQSSLVDPCIKGTRNVLSSCAKASSVKRIVLTSSCSSIRYRYDVQQISPLNESHWSDPEYCKNYNLWYAYAKTTAEKDAWKFAEETGKDLVVVNPSFVVGPLLAPQPTSTLFLILAVVRGERGEYPNTTVGFVHIDDVVAAHIMAMEDSRASGRLICSNSVAHWSQIIEMLRAKYPSYPFENKCSSQEGDSNPHSMDTSKITQLGFPGFKTLEQMFDDCIKSFQDKGFL from the exons ATGCCAGAATACTGTGTAACAGGAGGAACAGGCTTCATTGCCGCTTACCTTGTCAAAACCTTATTAGAGAAAGGTCACACCGTCAGGACTACTGTTCGAGATCCtg GAGATGAAAGCAAGGTGGGATATTTGAGGGAGTTGAGTGGAGCAAAGGAGAGGCTTAAGATTTTCAAGGCCGATCTAATGGTGGAAGGGAGCTTTGACGAGGCCATACATGGCGTCGATGGTGTCTACCACACAGCCTCGCCTGTGCTCGTTCCCTGCGATGACAATATTCAG TCAAGTTTGGTCGATCCATGTATAAAAGGGACTAGGAATGTACTAAGCTCGTGTGCAAAAGCTAGTAGTGTGAAACGTATTGTGCTCACGTCTTCGTGCTCTTCGATAAGATACCGATATGATGTCCAACAAATCTCGCCTCTCAACGAGTCCCATTGGAGTGACCCTGAATATTGCAAGAACTATAAT CTCTGGTATGCATATGCCAAGACTACAGCAGAGAAAGATGCCTGGAAATTTGCCGAGGAGACTGGGAAAGATCTGGTTGTGGTGAACCCTTCTTTCGTAGTTGGTCCCCTCCTAGCACCACAACCCACCAGTACTTTGTTTCTGATCCTCGCTGTAGTCAGAG GTGAAAGAGGTGAGTACCCAAATACAACAGTTGGATTTGTACACATAGACGATGTGGTGGCTGCTCACATTATGGCAATGGAGGATAGTAGGGCATCAGGCAGGCTTATCTGCTCAAACTCAGTAGCTCACTGGTCTCAGATCATTGAGATGCTCAGAGCCAAATATCCATCCTACCCTTTTGAAAACAA GTGTAGTAGCCAGGAAGGAGACAGCAATCCACATAGCATGGACACTAGTAAAATCACTCAACTGGGTTTTCCTGGTTTTAAAACACTTGAACAAATGTTTGATGACTGCATCAAAAGCTTCCAAGACAAGGGCTTTCTCTGA